In the genome of Bordetella avium, the window ACGTTGATCGGTATCGGCCGGCTGTCCAAGAACTGGCTGGTCGCGCGTTTGACTTCGCTCTACGTCGAAGTGATGCGCAATGTGCCGCTGCTGCTGCAACTCTTCTTCTGGTATGCGCTCATCACCGAGAACATGCCCGGGCCGCGTCAGGCGCACAATCCCTTGCCGGGGGTGTTCATTTCGAATCGCGGCATCAAGATTCCCGAGGCCGTGGGCAATTCGCTCGACTGGATTCTGCTCGGGCTCGCGATTGCCATTATTGCAACGCTCTACCTCGGTCATTGGGCCAAGAAGCGTCAGCACGCCACGGGCCAGGTGTTCCCGCTGGTCCGCACGGCCATCGGTCTGCTCATCGTTTTGCCTGTGCTGGGCTGGCTGTTGAGCGGCATGCAGCTCACGCTGACTATGCCGGAACTCAAAGGCTTCAACTTCCAGGGCGGTCTCACACTGACGCCGGAATTCGCCGCCTTGCTGGCGGGTCTGGTGATCTATACCTCGGCCTTTATCGCTGAAGTCGTGCGTTCGGGTATTCAGGCTGTCAACAACGGCCAATGGGAGGCCGCCGGGGCTCTGGGTCTGCGTCGCTCGCTGGTGTTGCGTTTGGTGGTCTTGCCTCAGGCTTTGCGCGTCATCATTCCGCCGATGACCAGCCAATATCTCAACCTGACCAAGAACAGCTCGCTGGCCGTCGCCATCGGTTATCCCGATATCGTGTCGGTCGTCAACACCACGCTGAACCAGACCGGCCAGGCCATCGAGGGCATCCTGATCATCATGGCGGCCTACCTGACCGTCAGCTTGTCGATCTCTATCTTCATGAACTGGTACAACAAGCGCATTGCGCTGGTGGAGCGTTGATATGAGCAGTTCTACGCAAACCCCGCGCGCGGACCTGCCTCCGCCTATGGGTCACACGGGTGTGTGGCCCTGGCTCAAATCGCGTTTGTTTTCCTCGCCGCTGTCCATCCTGACGACAGTCATCCTGGCATGGCTGATCTTGATGGCAGTGCCGGCCTTGATCGAGTGGGCGTTCATCCGCGCCAATTTCTCGGCCACGACGGCTCAGGAGTGTCGTGCTTCGGGCGGCGCCTGCTGGGCCTTCATCGTCGAGAAACACCGCCTCATTCTGTTCGGCACCTACCCCTATGACGAACAATGGCGGCCACTGATCGCGACCTTCATCCTGATTGCTGTCATCGTTTTGAGCGGCATGCGCCGTTTCTGGCGCCCCATCCTGGCCCTGATCTGGGTGGTGGGCCTAAGCCTGGTGGCGATCCTGATGTGGGGGGGGGTATTCGGCCTCACCTTTGTCGAAAACAGCCGCTGGGGCGGTTTTCCGCTGACCCTCATCCTCTCGACTTTCGGCATTGCTTTCGCCTTTCCGATCGGCGTGCTGCTGGCCCTGGGCCGGCGCTCGAACATGCCGGCCATCAAGGCCTTGTGCGTGGTCTACATCGAGCTGATTCGCGGTGTGCCGCTCATCAGCCTGCTGTTTATGTCGTCAGTGATGTTGCCGCTGTTTTTGCCGGAGGGGTTTTCGATCGACAAGCTGTTGCGCGCGCAAATCGCCATCATCCTGTTCGCGGCAGCTTATATCGCGGAAACCGTGCGGGGCGGCTTGCAGGCCATTTCCAAGGGGCAATACGAAGGCGCGGACTCGCTTGGCCTGTCCTATTGGCAGAAGATGCGCAAGATCATCCTGCCGCAGGCCTTGAAGGTCGTCATTCCGCCGCTGGTCAGCATCTTCATCGCCTTGTTCAAGGACACCTCGCTGGTCGTGATCATCGGTATTTTCGATCTCACCCTGGCCGCCAAGGCGGCCCTGTCGGATGCGGCATGGCGCGGTTTCGGCATTGAAGCCTATCTCTTCATCTCGCTGATCTACTTCGTCTTCTGCTTCTCGATGTCCAAATACAGCCAGCACCTGGAGCGCCGTCTGGCGACCGGGCATCAACGATAGCAATACGCCGGCCGCCCCGGCGGCCGGTCACTTTTTCGGGAGTCTAGGCATGTCCGATGCCATCATCCGTTTGCAGGACGTCAACAAGTGGTACGGCCAGTTCCACGTCCTGCGCAATATCAATCTGGACGTGACGGCAGGCGAGCGCATCGTGATCTGTGGCCCTTCGGGGTCGGGGAAGTCCACCATGATCCGTTGCATCAACCGGCTTGAGGAGCATCAGCAGGGCAAGATTGTCGTCGATGGCACTGAGTTAACCAACGATCTCAAGCACATCGAGGCCATCCGCAAGGATGTCGGCATGGTGTTTCAGCATTTCAATCTGTTTCCCCACCTGACGGTGCTGGAGAACCTGACGCTGGGTCCGATCTGGGTGCTGAAAAAATCACGCGCCGAGGCTGAGGCCACGGCCATGAAATACCTGGAGCGCGTGCGCATTCCGGATCAGGCGCACAAGTTTCCGGGCCAGCTCTCGGGCGGCCAGCAACAGCGTGTGGCCATTGCGCGTTCGCTGTGCATGAGCCCCAAGATCATGTTGTTCGATGAGCCGACGTCGGCGCTCGACCCCGAGATGGTCAAGGAGGTGCTGGATGTGATGGTCAGTCTTGCTCAGGAAAGTGGCATGACCATGTTGTGCGTGACTCATGAAATGGGTTTTGCGCGCAAGGTGGCTAATCGCGTCATTTTCATGGACCGGGGCGAAATCATCGAGCAAAACACGCCCGATGCGTTTTTCGACAATCCCCAGAACGACCGCACCAAGCTGTTCCTCAGCCAGATTCTGCACTGAAAAGCGGCCTCGGAAGGGGCCGGCAGGATTTGAATCAAGGCCCTTGCGAGGGCCTTTTTCATTGGCCGGCCTGTTTTGAGGCTGCGTTATGCTACCGGCCAAGAACTATTCCTTTTTTGTCCGGAGACGCTTCATGACTCGTTCCTTTGTGTCCGCCACGCGCCGAGCGCTGGTCGGTAGTATGCTGGCTCTCGCGGCAGGCGCCTCGATGCTGGCTCCTGCCGCTGCAGCCCAGGAGGACTATCCCAACAAGCCGCTGCGCTTCATCGTGCCCTATCCGCCGGGCGGCCCGCTGGACACGATGGCCCGTATGTTGGCCGAAAAAGTCCGCGGGTCGCTGGGCCAGCCTGTCATTGTCGAAAACAAGGCTGGCGCAGGCGGCAATATCGGCGCCGATCTGGCGGCCAAGGCGACGCCGGATGGTTACACGCTGGTGATGGGCGCGGTCGCCACCCACGCCATCAATCCTTTCCTGTTTTCCAATTTGGCTTATGACCCGGTCAAGGACTTCGCGCCCATCACCATAGTGGCCTCGGTGCCCAATGTGCTGGTCATGAATGCCGATTTCGCGCAAAAAAACCATATCAACACTGTCGCCGACCTGATCGCCTACGCCAAGAAAAATCCCGGCCGTCTGAACTATGGTTCGGGGGGAAATGGCAGCGCCGGCCATTTGTCGGGTGAACTGCTCAAGGCGCGAGCGGGTATTGCCGCCGAGCACATTCCCTATCAGGGCGCCGCGCCGGCCCAACTGGCCTTGCTGTCGGGGCAGTCCGACTTTATGTTTGACAATTTGGCCTCTGCGGCGCCTCTCATCAAGGATGGCAAGGTCAAGGCTCTGGCCGTGACGACGGCCCAGCGCTCTTCCTTGCTGCCCGATGTGCCCACTGTGGAAGAGTCGGGCGTCAAGGGTTTTGACTTGGGTACTTGGTTTGGCGTGTTCACCACGGCCGGCACGCCTGCTCCGGTGGTGGCCAAGCTCAGCCAGGCCTATACCGAAGCGTTGCGCCTGCCCGAAGTACGTGAGCGCTTGCTGACCATGGGTTCCGAGCAGGCGCCGATGTCGGCCGACGAGTTTGCCGCCTTCGTCAAGAGCGAGAAGGGCAAGTACCAGGAGATCGTCAAAATTTCGGGCGCCAGCCTGAACTGACGACAGGGGTTCGGACCGTGCTGTATTCCCTCATCAAGACGCTGCATATTCTGGCGATCACGGTCTGGATTCTGGGTCTTTTGCTGTTGTCATCGAGCACGGGTTTCGCAGGCGCGGCGCCGGCCACGCTGCGTCGGCTGGCGCGCTGGAACCGCGGCCTGATTCTGCCTGCGATGGCTCTGACCTGGCTGTTCGGTCTGATGATGGGCGGGATGGTGGGCTGGATCGGCCAGATGTGGCTGGATATGAAAATGGGTCTCGTCGCGCTATTGACCCTGCTGCATCTATGGCAGACCCATGTGCTGTCGCGCCGGATCGCTGACGCGGATTACCGCGCACCCGGATGGCTGGGCCTGTCCGGGGCTGCGGTGTTTTTGATCACCGCGATGGCGGTGACGCTGGCGGTCGCCAAACCCTTTTTTTGAGGGCTTGTCAGGCGGGCTGGGACCAGTGCTTGGAGAGTTCGACCGCCTGTTTCCAGCGCTGCATACGCGCTTGGCGCACGTCGTCGGTCCAGCGCGGTTCAAAGCTGCGCTCGGCCTCCCACTGGCTGGCGAACTCCTGCTGGTGGCTCCAGAAACCGACCGCCAGACCGGCCAGGCCGGCCGCACCACGAGCGGTGGATTCGGCTACGCGCGGTCGCACGACGGGCACGCCCAATACATCCGCCTGCATTTGCATCAGCAGATCGTTGCGCGATGCGCCGCCGTCCACACGCAGTTCGGATAGCGCGATACCGCTGTCGGCATTCATGCAATCGAGCAGTTCGGCGCTTTGCAGTGCGATGGACTCCAGTGTCGCCCGCGCAATGTGCGCGCGCGTGGTGCCGCGCGTCATGCCTACCAGGGTGCCTCGGGCATAGGGGTCCCAGTGCGGCGCGCCCAGGCCAGCAAAGGCGGGCACCATGAAAACATCATCGCTGTCGGCCACGCTGGCGGCCAGGGCTTCGATGTCTTCGGCGTGCTGGATGATGCCCAGTCCGTCGCGCAGCCATTGCACGGCCGCTCCGGCCACGAACACGCCGCCCTCAAGCATAAAGGCCGGGCCAGACGGCAGGCTCCAGCCCACGGTGGACAGCAGGTTGTTGCGCGAGGCGACTGGCGCATCGCCCACGTTCATCAGCATGAAACAGCCGGTGCCATAGGTGTTCTTGGCCATGCCGGGCCTGAAGCAGGCCTGTCCGAAGGTGGCGGCCTGTTGGTCGCCGGCCACGCCCGCGATAGGGATGGCGCCACCTAGCCATTCGGCCTGTGCATGGCCGATGACGGCGCTGCTGGGTGCGATTTGTGGCAGTACCGAACGTGGAATATTCAAGAGCGCCAGGATGTCTTCGTTCCAGTCCTGGGTGTGCAGGTCGAACAGCATGGTGCGAGAGGCATTGCTCGGGTCGGTGCTGTGCACCGCGCCGCCGGTCAATTGCCAGACCAGCCAGGTGTCCATGGTGCCGAAAGCCAGTTCGCCGCGCTCGGCGGCTTCGCGAGCGCCCGGCACATGGTCGAGCAGCCAGGCCAGTTTGGTGCCGGAAAAATAGGCGTCCACGACCAGGCCGGTGCGTGATTGCAGCCAGGGAGCATGGCCGTCGCGGTGCAGTTGTTCGCACATCGGCGCGGTACGCCGATCCTGCCAGACGATGGCGCGCGCCAGTGGGCGGCCGGTGGCGCGCTCCCAGAGCAGTGTCGTCTCTCGCTGATTGGTAATGCCGATGGCGGCGATATCGGCGGCGCTGGCGCCCGCGTTGCGCAGGGCCTCGCGGGAGACTTCGAGCTGGGTGGTCCAGATTTCGGTGGCGTCGTGCTCGACCCAACCCGGCCGGGGATAGTGTTGGCTGAACTCGCGCTGGCCCACGCCGCGCACTGCGCCCTTGCGATCAAACACGATGGCCCGCGAGCTGGTCGTGCCCTGATCCAGGGCGAGGACGTATTTATTCGTCATCGCTATTCACTTTATTGCGGTTGAGTTGGGCGCCGGCGTTTGGCGCCAGGCCACGGAAAGAGAGGCCGGACAGCGCGCACAGCACCCCCACCGTGATAAAGGCAGTGATGACGTCAGAGACGGCCAGGGTAGTGGCTCCGCGCGCCATCATGCTCAGATTCAGGCTGATGGCGGCGACGCCGACGCCCAGGCTGATGCCCACCTGCTGGGCCATCGCCGCAAAGCTGCTGGCGCTGCTCATTTTTTCGGCAGGGATGTCGGCATAGGCGAGCGTGTTCACCCCTGTGAACTGGAGCGAGCGGAAAAAGCCGCCCAGCAACAGGATGAAAATCATCATCCAGACGGGGGTGTCCCGGGTGAAAAACGCGCAGCACATGACGAATATTCCGGTGAGCACGGCATTGACCATCAGCACCCGGCGAAACCCGAAGCGTTGCACGATGGGGGTTGCGACAAACTTCATCAGCAGAGCCCCGGCCGCGCTGGCGAAGGTGATCAGGCCCGCCGACAGCGGGGATAAGCCGAAGCCGACCTGAAGCAGCATCGCCAGCAAAAACGGCATGGCGCCCACTGCGAAGCGGCATAGATTGCCGCCCAGGGTCGAGATGGCGAAAGTCGGGATGCGCAACAGCGCCAGCTCGATGATGGGGTGCTCGACGCGTTTGGCGTGCCAAATATAGAGCAGGCCACAGGCCAGGCCGCCCAGCAGCAGGGCCGCTAACAGCCCCGGCTCGAGCAGGCCGTGGCCCAGCGCCTCGAAGCCGCTGACCAGCGAAGCCAGGCAGATGCCGCTCAGGACAAAGCCGATGACGTCCAGGCGAGGCGCGTTCTCCATCCGGATTTCCTGGATGAAGTGCATGACCAGATAGATACCGATGATGCCGATGGGCACATTGATCAGAAAGATCCAGTGCCAGGACATATAGGTGACCATGAAGCCGCCTAGCGGAGGTCCGATCACCGGGCCGAGCAGCGCGGGAATGGACAGAAAGGACATGGCCTTGAGCAGGTCTTTCTTGGGCACCGTGCGCAGCAGGATGACCCGTCCGACCGGCACCATCATCGCCCCGGCCAGTCCCTGCACCACGCGGGCAAGCACCAATTGCGTCAGATTTTGGGAGAGCGCGCAGGCGATCGAGCTTAGGGCGAACAGGGCAATGGCGTTAATGAATACGCGCCGCGCGCCGAAACGGTCGGCCGCCCAGCCGCTGATCGGTACGAACACGGCGACAGCCAGCAGATAAGAGGTGATCGCCACATTCAGGCGTACTGGCGTGGAGTCCAGGGCGGCGGCCATTGCCGGCAAGGCCGTCGCCACGACGGTCGAGTCCAGCATTTGCATGAACAGGGCGCAGCCCACGATGAAGGGAATCATCTTTGCCGCTCTGGCGGCCTTGGGGTCGGTCAAGGGGGGCGAGGCAGCGGCTGAGGCGGATTCAGAGGGCATGGGGGCGGCGGCGGGAAAAGTGCCGCTCGATTGTACGCTGCAAGCCACGGCGTCGGACGCTGGCTACAGTACACTATGGCTTACCCGTAAACGATTTTGCTAGCTTGCGTCATGGCCAACAATTACGAATCTGAAATCACCCAGTTCCTGAAGAACTACAAGGCTACGCACCCCGGCACCGAAGAGCGCCAGCGTGAGGGCCGTGCTCGTCTCTGGGACAAGCCCCAGAACACCGAATTGCAGGAAGGCTTTCGTGCTGCCCGCGTGCCGCAAAAGCCCTACGTTTACCAAGTCGACTGAGCCGGGTTGACAGCGGGCGCGCATGTCTCAAAATGTTGCCGGAAATGATCTTGAGGCGCTGGTGCAGCCTCAGGTCGACAGCACGCCCGATACCGTGGACAGCGTGGCCTTTGCTCGCCTGTATGGCGAGCCCTTGTTCCAACTCCCCACGGATCTGTATATCCCGCCCGATGCGCTGGAGGTCTTTCTCGAGGCTTTCGAAGGGCCGTTGGATCTGTTGCTCTATCTGATCCGCAAACAGAACTTCAATGTGCTGGACATCCCGATGGCGGATGTTACGCGCCAGTATCTGTCCTATGTAGACCAGATCCGTACGCATAATCTCGAGCTGGCCGCCGAATATCTGCTCATGGCGGCCATGCTGATCGAAATCAAGTCGCGGATGCTCTTGCCGGTCAAGAAAAGCGACACCGGCGAAGAGCCTGAAGATCCGCGCGCCGAACTGGTGCGCCGCCTGCTCGAATACGAGCAGATGAAGCTGGCGGCGCGGCGCCTGGATGCCTTGCCGCAGCTGGGGCGCGATTTTCAGCGCGCTCAGGGTGTGGCCGACATCAGCGTCGAACGCATGATGCCCGAGGTCAGCCTGGAAGATCTGCGCAGCGCCTGGGCCGACATCATCAAGCGTGCCAGGCTGAATCAACATCAT includes:
- a CDS encoding DHA2 family efflux MFS transporter permease subunit, coding for MIPFIVGCALFMQMLDSTVVATALPAMAAALDSTPVRLNVAITSYLLAVAVFVPISGWAADRFGARRVFINAIALFALSSIACALSQNLTQLVLARVVQGLAGAMMVPVGRVILLRTVPKKDLLKAMSFLSIPALLGPVIGPPLGGFMVTYMSWHWIFLINVPIGIIGIYLVMHFIQEIRMENAPRLDVIGFVLSGICLASLVSGFEALGHGLLEPGLLAALLLGGLACGLLYIWHAKRVEHPIIELALLRIPTFAISTLGGNLCRFAVGAMPFLLAMLLQVGFGLSPLSAGLITFASAAGALLMKFVATPIVQRFGFRRVLMVNAVLTGIFVMCCAFFTRDTPVWMMIFILLLGGFFRSLQFTGVNTLAYADIPAEKMSSASSFAAMAQQVGISLGVGVAAISLNLSMMARGATTLAVSDVITAFITVGVLCALSGLSFRGLAPNAGAQLNRNKVNSDDE
- a CDS encoding Bug family tripartite tricarboxylate transporter substrate binding protein; protein product: MTRSFVSATRRALVGSMLALAAGASMLAPAAAAQEDYPNKPLRFIVPYPPGGPLDTMARMLAEKVRGSLGQPVIVENKAGAGGNIGADLAAKATPDGYTLVMGAVATHAINPFLFSNLAYDPVKDFAPITIVASVPNVLVMNADFAQKNHINTVADLIAYAKKNPGRLNYGSGGNGSAGHLSGELLKARAGIAAEHIPYQGAAPAQLALLSGQSDFMFDNLASAAPLIKDGKVKALAVTTAQRSSLLPDVPTVEESGVKGFDLGTWFGVFTTAGTPAPVVAKLSQAYTEALRLPEVRERLLTMGSEQAPMSADEFAAFVKSEKGKYQEIVKISGASLN
- a CDS encoding amino acid ABC transporter permease, coding for MSSSTQTPRADLPPPMGHTGVWPWLKSRLFSSPLSILTTVILAWLILMAVPALIEWAFIRANFSATTAQECRASGGACWAFIVEKHRLILFGTYPYDEQWRPLIATFILIAVIVLSGMRRFWRPILALIWVVGLSLVAILMWGGVFGLTFVENSRWGGFPLTLILSTFGIAFAFPIGVLLALGRRSNMPAIKALCVVYIELIRGVPLISLLFMSSVMLPLFLPEGFSIDKLLRAQIAIILFAAAYIAETVRGGLQAISKGQYEGADSLGLSYWQKMRKIILPQALKVVIPPLVSIFIALFKDTSLVVIIGIFDLTLAAKAALSDAAWRGFGIEAYLFISLIYFVFCFSMSKYSQHLERRLATGHQR
- a CDS encoding CopD family protein, with product MLYSLIKTLHILAITVWILGLLLLSSSTGFAGAAPATLRRLARWNRGLILPAMALTWLFGLMMGGMVGWIGQMWLDMKMGLVALLTLLHLWQTHVLSRRIADADYRAPGWLGLSGAAVFLITAMAVTLAVAKPFF
- a CDS encoding amino acid ABC transporter permease; this translates as MATTQKNAPRRRLSWNDPSVRAVVYQVVALALVALAAWFLVSNTLHNLTVRNISTGFGFLDREAGFAIGETPIAYTPADTYGRAIMVGLLNTLRVAVLGIILATILGTLIGIGRLSKNWLVARLTSLYVEVMRNVPLLLQLFFWYALITENMPGPRQAHNPLPGVFISNRGIKIPEAVGNSLDWILLGLAIAIIATLYLGHWAKKRQHATGQVFPLVRTAIGLLIVLPVLGWLLSGMQLTLTMPELKGFNFQGGLTLTPEFAALLAGLVIYTSAFIAEVVRSGIQAVNNGQWEAAGALGLRRSLVLRLVVLPQALRVIIPPMTSQYLNLTKNSSLAVAIGYPDIVSVVNTTLNQTGQAIEGILIIMAAYLTVSLSISIFMNWYNKRIALVER
- a CDS encoding DUF3460 family protein, coding for MANNYESEITQFLKNYKATHPGTEERQREGRARLWDKPQNTELQEGFRAARVPQKPYVYQVD
- a CDS encoding segregation and condensation protein A, with protein sequence MSQNVAGNDLEALVQPQVDSTPDTVDSVAFARLYGEPLFQLPTDLYIPPDALEVFLEAFEGPLDLLLYLIRKQNFNVLDIPMADVTRQYLSYVDQIRTHNLELAAEYLLMAAMLIEIKSRMLLPVKKSDTGEEPEDPRAELVRRLLEYEQMKLAARRLDALPQLGRDFQRAQGVADISVERMMPEVSLEDLRSAWADIIKRARLNQHHHITREQLSVRDHMTHILRRLNDARFMEFTDLFLERITEGAPVAVVVVHFIAMLELARESLLDITQAEPYAPIYVRLAYTSATTEV
- the glpK gene encoding glycerol kinase GlpK; the encoded protein is MTNKYVLALDQGTTSSRAIVFDRKGAVRGVGQREFSQHYPRPGWVEHDATEIWTTQLEVSREALRNAGASAADIAAIGITNQRETTLLWERATGRPLARAIVWQDRRTAPMCEQLHRDGHAPWLQSRTGLVVDAYFSGTKLAWLLDHVPGAREAAERGELAFGTMDTWLVWQLTGGAVHSTDPSNASRTMLFDLHTQDWNEDILALLNIPRSVLPQIAPSSAVIGHAQAEWLGGAIPIAGVAGDQQAATFGQACFRPGMAKNTYGTGCFMLMNVGDAPVASRNNLLSTVGWSLPSGPAFMLEGGVFVAGAAVQWLRDGLGIIQHAEDIEALAASVADSDDVFMVPAFAGLGAPHWDPYARGTLVGMTRGTTRAHIARATLESIALQSAELLDCMNADSGIALSELRVDGGASRNDLLMQMQADVLGVPVVRPRVAESTARGAAGLAGLAVGFWSHQQEFASQWEAERSFEPRWTDDVRQARMQRWKQAVELSKHWSQPA
- a CDS encoding amino acid ABC transporter ATP-binding protein, which gives rise to MSDAIIRLQDVNKWYGQFHVLRNINLDVTAGERIVICGPSGSGKSTMIRCINRLEEHQQGKIVVDGTELTNDLKHIEAIRKDVGMVFQHFNLFPHLTVLENLTLGPIWVLKKSRAEAEATAMKYLERVRIPDQAHKFPGQLSGGQQQRVAIARSLCMSPKIMLFDEPTSALDPEMVKEVLDVMVSLAQESGMTMLCVTHEMGFARKVANRVIFMDRGEIIEQNTPDAFFDNPQNDRTKLFLSQILH